The Microvirga lotononidis nucleotide sequence GTCGGCAGACCGGCAGTTTCGATCCGCCACGGGTCGTCACAAGCTTCTATCCGCGACTGTTGCCATTGCTGAAATGCTCCTGCGAATACCTCTCCGAAAGAACGGCCAAGACTACTGACACGAGTTGCTTAACTTCTGCTGCTGTCCAGGATTCATAGCTGACGGTGACGTGCCCAATTTACAACTCTATCTCGACTGTGAGACGAAATGCGAACGCTGCTCGTTGATCACCATACGAACTTTGCACGCACGGTGCGCGGTGCGCTGGCGGAAAGCGGCTTTGCCGTTGATATAGCTTGTACCCTGGAAGAGGCTTCGAGCATATTTCATTGCGCCAGCTACGAGATTCTCCTCCTAGAATTGGCTTTGCCGGATGGCAATGGCTTGGACTGGTTGAGGCAACTAAGGAGCGGGGGGCATTCGGTTCCCGCCGTAATTATGAGTTGCCTCGACGATTGCGAGAAGCGGATTGCCTCTTTCAACGGTGGGGCGGACGATTTTTTGCTCAAGCCGGTCTCTCCTGTTGAGCTCATCGCCAGGATGAGAGCCATTCAGCGCCGGGCAAGACAGATGGCCGCCCCCATCCTTGTATTTGGCAACCTCAACTTCGACCCCATCAGCAGAGAGGTTTCCGTGGCAGGCGATCCGCTGACCATAGCACGCCGCGAGCTATGTATTCTTGAACATTTGCTTAGTCGCGCCGGCCGCGTCGTGCCGCGCGACCAGTTGGAAGATCACCTTTATCCGTTCAACGACGAGGTTTCTACCAACGCACTTGAAGTTGGAATTTATCGCTTACGTGGACATCTGAATAGGTCAGGTGCGACGCCACGAATAAAGACCGTGCGTGGAATTGGCTACATTCTTCAATTGCCTGACGCGGCATCCGTATGATTGTTGACTGTGAAGGAAGACTGTCTTGAGAATGTTTACAACTCGCGATCCCAGCATCATTCAGCGGCCGCCCCTCGTCGACGGCTCGAGTGTTACGGATTGCTTCTGTTTGGGCCCTCTCCTCTGCACCCTACTGCTGCTTTTTCCACTTTCGGCCGCGGCTCAAAGTAACAGGGATGAAGGGAAGCAGCGTGCAGCTTCCAATGGCATCAATGCCACGCTGAAGCTTACCTCGTCGCTCGGCAAGACAGTTCATCTGCCCGCGCCAGCTGCCACAATCTTTGTTGCCGACCCGACGGTTGCGGATTATCAGGCACCTTCAAACAAAACCATCTTCGTCTTTGGCAAGAAATCCGGGCGGACCACCCTGTTCGCCTTGAACGACAATGGTGAGGCCCTCGCCGCGTTGCAGATCGTCGTCACAGAGCCGATTGAGGATCTGCGGGCGATGTTGAGGGATCAGGTCGGCGACTATCCGATCCGCGTCAAGTATACTCCACGCGGCGCAATCCTTAGCGGCACGGCGCCCGACGCAGAAACTGTCCACACGGCGAAAGAGATCACCGAGCAATTTCTCGGAGACGGTGCTCAGGTCGTCAATAACATCAAAGTCGCTGGGTCCTTGCAGGTGAATCTGAGTGTGCGCGTAGCGGAAGTGTCTCGTGGGGCGATGAACGAACTCGGTATTAACCTGTCCGCCCTCGGTCAAATCGGCGGTTTCAAGGTGGGTTTGGTGAGCGGCGGCGGCAAACGTGCCGGCTCTGGCGCGGGGAAAGGTGGCGGTACAGCAGAAATCGGATACAACGATGGTAACGTCAACATCAGCGCGGTTCTTGACGCGCTCGCCAAAGAGAACATTGCTTCTATCTTGGCTGAGCCGAACCTCACGGCGATTTCAGGCGAAACCGCTCGCTTCCTCGTCGGCGGCGAGTTTCCCATTCCTGTGCTGCAAGAAAATGGGCAAGTCTCAATTGAATTTCGGCACTTCGGAGTCAGCCTGGAATTCTTACCTACCGTCCTCGGCAACAACCAAATCAATATTCGCGTAAAACCG carries:
- a CDS encoding winged helix-turn-helix domain-containing protein encodes the protein MRTLLVDHHTNFARTVRGALAESGFAVDIACTLEEASSIFHCASYEILLLELALPDGNGLDWLRQLRSGGHSVPAVIMSCLDDCEKRIASFNGGADDFLLKPVSPVELIARMRAIQRRARQMAAPILVFGNLNFDPISREVSVAGDPLTIARRELCILEHLLSRAGRVVPRDQLEDHLYPFNDEVSTNALEVGIYRLRGHLNRSGATPRIKTVRGIGYILQLPDAASV
- a CDS encoding type II and III secretion system protein family protein produces the protein MFTTRDPSIIQRPPLVDGSSVTDCFCLGPLLCTLLLLFPLSAAAQSNRDEGKQRAASNGINATLKLTSSLGKTVHLPAPAATIFVADPTVADYQAPSNKTIFVFGKKSGRTTLFALNDNGEALAALQIVVTEPIEDLRAMLRDQVGDYPIRVKYTPRGAILSGTAPDAETVHTAKEITEQFLGDGAQVVNNIKVAGSLQVNLSVRVAEVSRGAMNELGINLSALGQIGGFKVGLVSGGGKRAGSGAGKGGGTAEIGYNDGNVNISAVLDALAKENIASILAEPNLTAISGETARFLVGGEFPIPVLQENGQVSIEFRHFGVSLEFLPTVLGNNQINIRVKPEVSDLTSQGAVQINGISVPAISTRRADTVVELASGQSFAIGGLIRRTASNNISAVPGLGQMPILGTLFRSSSFQKEESELVILVTPYIVRPGSSPDQMSAPTDRMASRLDGGGARSNVPSRPRGRATVRTGAESGIGYIIK